Genomic window (Tardiphaga sp. vice304):
CGATGCTGCTGACCTTGCGGGCCTCCGGGCTGCGCGCCCATGGTGGCCAATGGGCCTTGCCGGGTGGCCGCTGCGATCCCGGCGAGACGGTCATCGACGCCGCCCTGCGAGAGCTGCATGAGGAACTCGGCCTGCGGCTGACGCCGGCCGATGTCATCGGCACGCTCGACGACTATCCGACGCGGTCGGGCTACCTCATCACGCCGGTTCTGGCGTGGGCACAGGACAGCCGCAGCCTCCTGCCCAATCCGCACGAGGTCGCCTCGGTACATCGCATCGCGCTGTCCGAGATCGCGCGGACGGAAGCGTTCGATTTCGTGACGATCCCGGAGAGCGAGCGCCGCGTCATCCGATACCGCCATGCCGGCCAGTTCATTCACGCGCCGACGGCGGCGCTGATCTACCAGTTCAGCGAGCTGCTCGCCGGCCGCGACACCCGCGTTGCCGACCTCGAGCAGCCAGTATTCGCCTGGAAATGACCGTGGCCTCCCGGCCCGCGACACGGTGTCGTGGCCGTGCCGGAACTCGTACTGGCAACACATTCTTCACCATGCTGCGCCAAGCTCTTTGAACCAACTTTTCCGGATTGGGCCGGCACGGAGAATCCGTGCGGCCCCATGAATTCGATGCGCGCCGCGCGCCAGCCTGACAGGTCCCATGCTTCATTCGCTTTGTTTACGGCTTGCTTCGGTTTCCCTTGTCCTGCTGCTGACCGCGCCGCAGGCCATGGCTTTCGACGTTTCCACGCTGCCGCCCGGCGTCGTGAATGCGATGGCCCAGCAGGCCTCGCCGCAGGCAATCGCCGATTACCGCCGGAAGCTGCAGGAATATCAGGAGGCCCGCGCGGCCTTCGATGCGGAAGCCGAGCCCTATTGGAGCGCGATCGCCGAGAAGCGCAAGATTCGCAACGCCAAGCGTCGCAGCGGCGAAGCGATCGGCCTAAATGATTACGTGCTGGAGCAGGCGCCGCTGTATGACGGACCGAAGCGCCCGGTCGATCCGCAGCCGGAGCCGGAAGAGCCCAGGGCGCCGCGCAAATCGCTGCCGGTGGTGGCCGATTTCCTGAAAGCTGCAGCCGAGCAATTCCAGTTCCGGCCGCAGCGCCCGGCCAGCGAACTCGAATTCAAGCGTGCCTATGCCCGCGCGGCCATCGAAGCCGGGCTGACCCGGGAGCAGGCGATACGGGTCTATGCGTTCGAGACCGGCGGCAACGGCAATCACGAGATGCAGTCCGGTCTCAGCGCCTCGCGTCCGGGGTCGCGCGCGATCTCGACGGCGATCGGCTACAACCAGTTGCTCACCACCAATACGCTGGTGCTGCTGGCGGAGCAGGGCCACCATATCATCAGCAAAATGACCGGCAGGGCGGCGAGCCTGCCGAGCCCGCAGCGCAAGGCAATGGAACAGAAGATCGCGGTGGTGAAGCGGATGGTGGCGTTCTCGCGCTCCATTCCGGGTAATTGGAGCGAGCATGAAAAGCTGGGGCGCACGCCGCAGGGCTGGGCGGTGCATGCGCTGGTGCTGGATGTCGATGTCGGCCCGTTGCTGCAGACCCACAAGCTGTTGACGTCGGTGCATTTCGCCCGGGCGAAGGGATATACAAGGCCGCTGACTGCCGCCGAGCTGGAGATGATGAATCTCACCGGCGACTCGACCGGCCTGGACATGGTGACGATGCCGATTGCGATGCGCGAGCGCGTGCCGACCGCGAATTTCTTCCAGCGCGGCGGCTATGAGCGAAATCCGGTGGCGATCCGCCACAACACGGTGGCCAAGCTGCTGGCGATCACCGACAGCCGGATGGACGCCAACAGCAATCTGCCGGGCGCCAGGGAATTGGCGTCGGCATTTTAATTGCGTCTTCGCTGATAGTCTAAGTAGCCCGGATGACAATCCGGGGCCGGCCTATCCTGTCTGCTCCCGGATTGCGCCGCCGCGCGCTGATGCGCGCGACGACTTCATCCGGGCTACGGATCACGTATTGCCGAAATCATCACCCGGCGTCACCGGCACGGGCGCGGCACCTTCCGGGCGCGGGCCGTGCGGACGACGACGGCGGCGCGGCGGGAAGCGTTCGCCGGCGGCGGCATCGAACGGCACCGGACCGTTCACCACCGGCTGCGGGCCGGTGATGAAGGACGGCAGCCGATCGACGCTGTCGCTGACCGGCATCGCCGGCTGGGGCTGCGGCTGGAATTGCGGCTGCGGTTGCGGCTGGTGCTGCGGACGTTCGGTCCGTTCGCGATGGTTGTTTTCGCGCGGCGCGTTGTTATCGCGGGGCTCACGCTGCTCGCGCGGCTGGTACTGCTGGTTTTCGCGCGGCTGATACGGTTGCTGCTCGCGCGGCGGCTGCGGATCGCGCGGCACGAAGGGCTGCGGCGGCGGCGTCACGAAGCCCGGTTCGGCGCCGAAATTCGAGAACGTCTCGCCGTCATCGTCACCGTCTTCCGAGGCCATCTCGTTCTCGGTGCGCGGCTGCGGCTGGTTCTGCCGGAACTGCTCCTGGGCGGCGGCGATCAGGCGGAAATAGTGTTCGGCGTGCTGATAGTAGTTCTCGGCGGCGACCGGGTCGCCGGAAGAACGCGCGTCGCGCGCCAGCTGGACGTATTTCTCGGCGACATGCGAGGCGGTGCCACGGATCTTGATATCGGGGCCGTTCGATTCGAACACCCGGGTCATCGGGTTCTGGCCGCGCCGATTGTTGTTGCTGTTGCTATTGTTGCTGCCGCCGCCGCTATTGCTGCTGCGGTTGTTGTTATTCCGCATCCGCTTGTTGTTATTATTCTGACCGTTTCTCATGTCTCGCCTTTATTACCGATCCAGGATTGTCGTCGAACGTGAAGTGATTAGAAAATTGTTGAACAGGTTTGCCGGACGCGGGCCGCGCCATGCGCCCGAATCGCCTTGCAGGTCATCGCTGCACCGAAATTGCCGCCCTTCGCGCTCAACAAACACGCGTTCTCCAACCGCCCGCCGATCGCGCTGGCCGGATCCATTCGTTCAATCTGCCGAAACAAGGTCAGGCTTTGCTGCGTGATTTCTGAAGTTCAAGTTCAGGCTTTCGTTCGCTTTGCGGTCGCAAGCAGGGCAGCTTTCTCAGCCATCGCGCTCAAATAGACCTGCCTGTTGGAACCATTACCCGGACGGGCTCTCTAGCGAGAATTTCTGGCGTCCACCACGAATTGCGGGGATAGCCAACCCTGTGCCGATGTTGTGTTCGGAAGGTAGTCTCTCCCCGGCGATATTCCAAGCAGTTTTTGGCGTTTTAGGGGGATTGGCGCGATTTTCGCGCCGAAACGGCACGCCGGATACCTCCCAGATCGGCCTTCGCCGGTCCGCTGAGCTGAAATCCGGTCGCTTGCAGCAAGCTTTCCACATCGTTGCTTTGGTTGTGTCCGACCTCGAACACTAGCCACCCGTCCGGCGCCAGCAGTGCCTCGGCCTGCGGCGCGATGATCCGATAGGCGTCGAGCCCGTCGGCGCCGCCGTCCAGCGCGCGGTGTGGATCATGGTCGCGCACCTCGGTGGCGAGGGTGTCGATTTCGGCGGAGCGGATATAGGGCGGGTTGGAGACGATCAAATCGAGGCCGGGCTGCAAGGCGGCGGCGTAGTCGCAGGTGACGAACGAACTGCGGTCGGCGAAGCCGAGCAGGCCGGCATTGCGGCGCGCCGTCAGCAGGGCTGCGAGATTGATATCGGTGCCGATGCCAGTCGCCTGCGGCAGCTCCGACAGCAGCGCCAGAAGGATCGCCCCGGAGCCGGTGCCGAGATCGGCGATGCGGAGCGGGGCACCACGTCGCCGGTCGGCGTCGATCGCCTCGAGCGCGGCCTCGACGATCGTTTCGGTATCGGGCCGCGGCACCAGCGTGTCGGCGGACAATTGCAGGGGCAGGCCCCAGAATTCCTTGACGCCGAGGATGCGCGCAATCGGTTCGCCGGACATGCGGCGAAGGGCAAAGGCTTGAAGATGCGCGGCCTCTTCTTCAATGAGGATGCGCTTGGCAGCGATCATCAGGCCGGTGAGATCGAGGTTGAGTACGCCACCGACCAGCAGCCGAGCGTCGAGGTCTGCGGACTCCACATCATGCGCGCGCAACTGCGCGGCGAGCTTACGACGGGCGTTTTCGACGCTTTGACCGGTGAGTGAATCAGCCACGCGCACCGCCTTTTCTTCCCTCTCCCCTTGTGGGAGAGGGTGGCCGCGCGATAGCGCGGACGGGTGAGGGGGCGCCGCAAACTCCGAGCCCAGCGATCCCCCTCATCCGTCGCGGACTTCGTCCGCGCCACCTTCTCCCACAAGGGGAGAAGGAAGGAAGAAAGAGAGGCGCTCGCTTGCTCACGCGTTGCCCTGTGCCGCGAGCTGCGCGGCCTGATGCTCGGTCGTCAGTGCCTCGGTCAGTTCGTGCAGCGCTTCGCCGGAGATCACCTGCGGCAGCTTGTAGAGCGTCAGGTTGATGCGGTGGTCGGTGACGCGGCCCTGCGGGAAATTATAGGTCCGTATCCGTTCAGAGCGGTCGCCGGAGCCGACCTTTTCCTTGCGCTCGGCGGAGCGCACCGAATCGATGCGCTGCTGCTCGGCATCGTAGATGCGCGAGCGCAAAATGTTCATCGCCGACGCCCGGTTCTTATGCTGCGAGCGGCTGTCCTGCATCATCACCTGCAGCCCGGTCGGGATATGGGTGATGCGGATCGCCGATTCGGTCTTGTTGACGTGCTGGCCGCCGGCGCCCTGCGCGCGCATCGTCTCGATGCGCAAATCCTCGTCGCGGATCGTGACATCGACTTCCTCGACTTCCGGCAGCACCGCCACGGTCGCCGCCGACGTATGGATGCGGCCCTGGGTCTCGGTATCCGGCACGCGCTGCACGCGGTGCACGCCCGATTCGAATTTCAGCTTGGCGAACGCGCCGCGGCCCTGGATCTCGACGATGATTTCCTTGTAGCCGCCCATCGTGCCTTCGGATTCAGATACCACCTCGACCTTCCAGCCCTGCAGCGCGGCGAAGCGTTCATACATGCGGAACAGGTCGCCGGCGAACAACGACGCCTCGTCGCCGCCGGTGCCGGCACGGATTTCCAGCACCACGTTGCGCTCGTCCATCGCGTCCTTCGGCAACAGCGCGACGCGGATTTCCTGCGCCAATTCCTGCGCGCGCGCTTCCAGCGTCGGGCGCTCGGCCTCCGCCATCTCGCGCATCTCGGCGTCGGTGGTGCTATCTGCAATCATCGCGTCGAGTTCGGCGACTTCCCGGGTGGCGGCGCGATAGGTCTTCACGGCTTCGATCAGCGGGTTGAGCTCGGCGAATTCGCGCGTCAGCTTGACGAAATTCTCGCCGCTCATCTGGCTCTGCAACTGGGATTCGAGCGAGGCATGATGCGCCAGCAGAATGTCGAGTTTGGCTTCGGGCAGGATGGACATGAGCAGGTCTCGGGCAGGTCTCGGAGTCGCGGAAAGGGCAGCGCGGCGGCAAGCGAGTGGAGCTTCGCTACAACGACAGTCCCTCGGCCTCGGCGAATTCCGTCAGCTTCTGGCGGATCGAGACGCTGCCGGAGGGCGCGTCGAGCAGCGGCTTCATCATCGCCTCCGCCCGGGCGGCGTCGAGTTCGAGGATTAGCGCCTTGACTGGGCCGTGCGACGTGGCCGACAGCGACAGCGAGCGATACCCCAATGCAACCAGCGCCAGC
Coding sequences:
- the prfA gene encoding peptide chain release factor 1, with protein sequence MSILPEAKLDILLAHHASLESQLQSQMSGENFVKLTREFAELNPLIEAVKTYRAATREVAELDAMIADSTTDAEMREMAEAERPTLEARAQELAQEIRVALLPKDAMDERNVVLEIRAGTGGDEASLFAGDLFRMYERFAALQGWKVEVVSESEGTMGGYKEIIVEIQGRGAFAKLKFESGVHRVQRVPDTETQGRIHTSAATVAVLPEVEEVDVTIRDEDLRIETMRAQGAGGQHVNKTESAIRITHIPTGLQVMMQDSRSQHKNRASAMNILRSRIYDAEQQRIDSVRSAERKEKVGSGDRSERIRTYNFPQGRVTDHRINLTLYKLPQVISGEALHELTEALTTEHQAAQLAAQGNA
- a CDS encoding NUDIX hydrolase — encoded protein: MTHPFTSHTRQMIAVRGADFVRAAEAPPSGLKQAAVAIVLVEASDGRDTAMLLTLRASGLRAHGGQWALPGGRCDPGETVIDAALRELHEELGLRLTPADVIGTLDDYPTRSGYLITPVLAWAQDSRSLLPNPHEVASVHRIALSEIARTEAFDFVTIPESERRVIRYRHAGQFIHAPTAALIYQFSELLAGRDTRVADLEQPVFAWK
- the prmC gene encoding peptide chain release factor N(5)-glutamine methyltransferase — protein: MADSLTGQSVENARRKLAAQLRAHDVESADLDARLLVGGVLNLDLTGLMIAAKRILIEEEAAHLQAFALRRMSGEPIARILGVKEFWGLPLQLSADTLVPRPDTETIVEAALEAIDADRRRGAPLRIADLGTGSGAILLALLSELPQATGIGTDINLAALLTARRNAGLLGFADRSSFVTCDYAAALQPGLDLIVSNPPYIRSAEIDTLATEVRDHDPHRALDGGADGLDAYRIIAPQAEALLAPDGWLVFEVGHNQSNDVESLLQATGFQLSGPAKADLGGIRRAVSARKSRQSP
- a CDS encoding DUF4167 domain-containing protein gives rise to the protein MRNGQNNNNKRMRNNNNRSSNSGGGSNNSNSNNNRRGQNPMTRVFESNGPDIKIRGTASHVAEKYVQLARDARSSGDPVAAENYYQHAEHYFRLIAAAQEQFRQNQPQPRTENEMASEDGDDDGETFSNFGAEPGFVTPPPQPFVPRDPQPPREQQPYQPRENQQYQPREQREPRDNNAPRENNHRERTERPQHQPQPQPQFQPQPQPAMPVSDSVDRLPSFITGPQPVVNGPVPFDAAAGERFPPRRRRRPHGPRPEGAAPVPVTPGDDFGNT